The following are from one region of the Rhodopirellula sp. P2 genome:
- a CDS encoding RHS repeat-associated core domain-containing protein, whose protein sequence is MENNDEGNSTVKTRVSSDPADDKTVTYTWDHRNRLISITNKDNSGTVTQVVEHTYDVLDRRVSMSVDLDGAGPLPEQITRYIYSGTDILAISDESGSITRRMLHGPAVDQVFAIEDDSTGDTLWALSDQLGSVRDVVDSDGTVENHLVYDAYGNVVSETDTDVDFLYGFTGRERDEASGLNYHRARYFDTSNGRWMSQDPIGFKAGEYNLYRYVGNATTVRTDPSGLEAYQPLPKVNTTGTQGGTPVRPTGSGEAINIYGEDENHLYKDFATDPKYVDYTVERPGGVYYVVRPLTERLEEDSVSDMVIRHSPMYPVTWREIVRIAKPVAVLTIAGPEKEVQETWSNINELKIVNEFEELTFPRPFVYTHQRNGMEITEEMAPSRYITVQFGQNPIYIGPNGNEAPTNSQID, encoded by the coding sequence ATGGAGAACAACGATGAAGGAAACTCAACTGTCAAGACACGAGTCAGTTCGGATCCCGCTGACGACAAAACGGTGACTTACACCTGGGACCATCGCAATCGTTTGATTTCCATCACCAACAAAGACAACTCGGGCACCGTGACTCAGGTTGTCGAGCACACATACGACGTGCTTGACCGGCGAGTGAGCATGAGTGTGGATCTCGACGGAGCGGGGCCGCTTCCAGAGCAGATCACTCGCTACATCTACAGTGGAACCGATATTCTAGCAATTAGCGATGAATCAGGGTCGATCACCCGACGAATGCTTCACGGTCCCGCAGTCGACCAAGTTTTTGCGATCGAAGACGATTCCACCGGTGACACGCTCTGGGCACTCTCTGATCAATTAGGCAGCGTCCGCGACGTGGTCGATTCTGATGGCACGGTTGAGAACCATCTTGTCTACGACGCCTACGGAAACGTAGTCAGCGAAACAGACACCGACGTCGATTTCCTTTACGGCTTCACCGGCAGGGAACGAGACGAAGCCAGCGGATTGAACTACCACCGGGCTCGCTATTTCGATACCAGCAATGGTCGTTGGATGAGCCAGGACCCGATTGGGTTCAAGGCAGGAGAATACAATTTATATCGATATGTTGGAAATGCTACAACTGTACGAACGGATCCCAGCGGCCTTGAAGCGTATCAGCCATTGCCCAAGGTCAACACAACAGGTACGCAAGGTGGGACTCCAGTACGCCCCACCGGCAGCGGCGAGGCAATTAACATTTATGGAGAAGACGAAAACCATTTGTATAAGGACTTTGCAACCGACCCGAAATACGTAGATTATACGGTCGAGCGACCTGGCGGTGTCTATTATGTTGTGAGACCTCTGACCGAAAGATTAGAAGAGGATTCGGTTTCAGATATGGTTATCCGACACTCACCAATGTACCCGGTAACCTGGAGAGAAATTGTTAGGATAGCTAAACCGGTCGCTGTCTTGACGATAGCCGGACCAGAGAAAGAAGTCCAAGAGACGTGGTCGAATATCAACGAGCTGAAGATCGTAAATGAGTTTGAAGAATTAACTTTCCCTAGGCCGTTTGTCTATACTCACCAAAGGAACGGCATGGAGATAACGGAAGAAATGGCTCCTTCGCGATACATTACCGTTCAGTTTGGCCAAAATCCTATTTACATAGGTCCGAACGGAAACGAAGCTCCAACCAACAGTCAAATTGATTAG
- a CDS encoding NAD-dependent epimerase/dehydratase family protein, whose product MPHPDSILVTGATGMIGAPVVRRAAAAGHHVRAVVRSGSDRSVLDGCDVEWVDSDLTDPNAAYQNAIRKSDVIVHTAAHVGDWGPVSTYRAINLDAVEDLLRFASGSDRLRRLVHLSALGVYQAKHHFGTDETTPVDLRGFDGYTHTKALAEGLVNAAHEKDGMPTVIARPGFTYGEGDRRILPRLMQRFRNGSIRMIGDGQRVLNNTNIDNLIDGLLLCIDHDAAVGETFNLRDERLVTRAEFLGAVADFLELPPPKRVPLWFAKVARPVLETYGRIRGADEPPLLTGATMKFMTLNLDFSIEKAKRLLGYQPRIDFREGIQDALKWAAENASH is encoded by the coding sequence ATGCCTCATCCCGATAGCATTCTGGTGACCGGAGCGACCGGCATGATCGGTGCCCCGGTGGTGAGACGTGCGGCGGCTGCGGGGCACCACGTGCGGGCGGTCGTGCGATCGGGATCGGATCGTTCGGTCCTGGATGGCTGCGATGTGGAGTGGGTGGATTCGGATTTGACCGATCCCAATGCTGCGTACCAGAACGCGATTCGCAAGAGCGACGTGATCGTTCACACCGCGGCTCATGTGGGCGATTGGGGGCCGGTGTCGACCTACCGAGCGATCAACTTGGATGCAGTCGAGGACCTGCTGCGTTTTGCCTCAGGCTCGGATCGATTGCGTCGGCTCGTTCACCTCAGTGCACTCGGTGTCTACCAAGCCAAGCACCACTTCGGAACCGATGAAACCACGCCCGTCGACCTTCGCGGTTTCGATGGCTACACCCACACGAAAGCACTCGCGGAAGGACTCGTGAATGCCGCTCATGAAAAAGACGGCATGCCAACCGTGATCGCTCGCCCCGGATTCACGTATGGCGAAGGCGATCGACGGATCTTGCCAAGGCTGATGCAGCGATTCCGAAACGGTTCGATCCGGATGATCGGCGACGGCCAGCGAGTGCTCAACAACACCAACATCGACAACCTCATCGACGGATTGTTGCTGTGCATCGACCACGACGCGGCGGTGGGTGAGACCTTCAACTTGCGAGACGAGCGTTTGGTCACGCGAGCGGAATTCCTCGGCGCGGTGGCAGACTTCCTTGAGCTTCCACCTCCCAAACGTGTTCCGCTATGGTTCGCCAAAGTCGCTCGCCCGGTTCTTGAAACCTACGGCCGAATTCGCGGTGCGGACGAGCCACCTTTGCTGACCGGAGCGACGATGAAGTTCATGACGCTGAATTTGGACTTCAGCATCGAGAAAGCCAAACGCTTGCTCGGCTATCAACCGCGAATCGATTTTCGTGAAGGAATCCAAGACGCACTGAAGTGGGCGGCAGAAAATGCAAGTCACTGA
- a CDS encoding dipeptide epimerase, producing MQVTELTAFLVPLPLKREIKHASFTRTESINLLIRCKLSNGTIGWGEGVPRPYVTGETPEGCLQQLSQSDLQPALMRPASNWSDVISICDGLEFHNEADDPRGCGSNSLRCAVELSLLDAFGKHFGQPVSAVVPHVAEAAEIHLKQPRVRYSTTITSSGAKSERISALKMRAYGFAQCKIKVGVNGQDDPSRVARIRRWIGRNVDLRLDANEAWRPEEVIEKMRPLREFGVTCIEQPVAHDEVDALASLRESIGVPIMLDESLTSRMDAKRAIELGTCDLFNLRLSKCGGFLSCLRLAALARASGLGCQLGCHPGESGVLSAAGRHWASSVRDIRYLEGSYDRHLLTALPTQEDITFRYGGWAPALDSPGLGVTIREDWLRQNAKAERTFVGNAQ from the coding sequence ATGCAAGTCACTGAACTCACCGCGTTCCTGGTTCCGCTGCCGCTCAAACGCGAAATCAAACACGCTTCGTTCACGCGAACGGAAAGCATCAACCTGCTGATCCGATGCAAATTGTCCAACGGCACAATCGGCTGGGGCGAAGGCGTCCCGCGACCTTACGTGACGGGGGAAACACCCGAAGGATGCTTGCAACAACTGTCGCAATCCGATCTGCAACCTGCACTGATGCGACCGGCATCCAATTGGTCGGATGTGATTTCGATCTGCGATGGATTGGAATTTCACAACGAAGCCGATGATCCTCGTGGATGCGGTTCCAATTCGCTGCGATGCGCGGTCGAACTCAGTTTGCTCGATGCGTTTGGCAAGCACTTCGGGCAACCTGTCAGCGCGGTGGTGCCGCACGTTGCCGAAGCAGCAGAGATCCATCTGAAACAACCTCGCGTTCGCTACTCCACCACAATCACATCCTCGGGTGCCAAAAGCGAGCGCATCTCCGCTCTTAAAATGCGTGCCTATGGGTTCGCTCAGTGCAAAATCAAAGTCGGTGTGAACGGGCAAGACGACCCGTCACGTGTCGCTCGCATTCGACGCTGGATTGGCCGAAACGTGGACCTGCGGTTGGATGCCAACGAAGCTTGGCGTCCCGAGGAAGTCATCGAGAAGATGCGTCCGCTTCGCGAGTTCGGTGTGACTTGCATCGAGCAACCGGTGGCTCACGATGAGGTCGATGCCCTTGCGTCGCTTCGCGAATCGATTGGCGTTCCGATCATGCTGGACGAATCATTGACCAGCCGCATGGATGCCAAGCGGGCCATCGAGCTGGGAACTTGCGACCTGTTCAACCTTCGGCTTTCCAAGTGCGGTGGCTTCTTGAGTTGCCTTCGATTGGCCGCGCTCGCCCGAGCATCGGGGCTTGGTTGTCAACTCGGGTGTCATCCCGGCGAGTCCGGTGTCCTCTCGGCAGCCGGCCGACACTGGGCCAGCTCCGTTCGCGACATTCGATACCTCGAAGGTTCGTACGATCGACACTTGCTGACCGCTTTGCCAACGCAGGAGGACATCACGTTCCGATACGGCGGCTGGGCACCGGCACTCGATTCACCAGGCCTGGGAGTCACGATTCGCGAAGATTGGTTGCGGCAGAACGCGAAAGCGGAACGCACGTTTGTGGGCAATGCTCAATGA
- a CDS encoding alpha/beta hydrolase, with product MNGTQQSPQCEIEMFDGAGRLRLMSRRWRVTRPRGRVVFLHGIVSHSGWYLASCDALAQNGLEVHFLDRRGSGGNPSRRGDVDDWRLWIDDVVLFLESQPRDVPLILGGISWGGKLASVLAAERPDLIDGLALVCPGIHAAQFPSPAKYRLLGGLSRIGLGGLRVPIPLKDPALFTGVARWQSFIQKDSLTLRKVSVRFALEDRKLTQHAREVVPTIRTPTWLVLAGQDRIVDNAKTREMFDRMAASDKECTCYDQAAHTFEFEPDPRPYFRDLTNWVTRVARKTAGD from the coding sequence ATGAATGGCACGCAGCAATCGCCACAGTGCGAAATCGAAATGTTCGACGGTGCCGGTCGGTTGCGATTGATGTCGCGGCGATGGAGAGTAACTCGTCCGCGCGGTCGCGTGGTGTTTTTGCACGGCATCGTCAGCCACTCGGGATGGTATTTGGCCAGTTGCGATGCTCTCGCTCAGAACGGATTGGAAGTCCACTTCCTGGACCGTCGCGGCTCGGGAGGCAACCCGTCTCGGCGTGGCGATGTCGATGACTGGCGGTTGTGGATTGACGACGTGGTCCTGTTTCTAGAATCTCAACCGCGCGACGTTCCGTTGATCCTGGGCGGGATCAGTTGGGGCGGCAAACTGGCATCCGTGCTGGCCGCCGAGCGTCCTGATCTGATCGATGGGTTGGCACTGGTTTGCCCTGGAATCCACGCGGCGCAGTTTCCTTCGCCAGCCAAGTACCGATTGCTCGGCGGACTTTCGCGAATCGGCCTGGGCGGTCTGCGGGTTCCGATTCCGCTGAAGGACCCCGCGTTGTTCACGGGAGTCGCTCGCTGGCAATCGTTCATCCAAAAGGATTCGCTGACGCTGCGAAAAGTCAGTGTTCGATTCGCGTTGGAAGACCGGAAACTGACCCAGCACGCTCGGGAAGTGGTCCCGACGATCCGCACGCCGACCTGGTTGGTGCTGGCGGGACAGGACCGGATCGTCGACAACGCGAAAACACGCGAAATGTTTGATCGAATGGCGGCGAGCGACAAAGAATGCACGTGTTACGACCAGGCCGCCCACACATTTGAGTTCGAACCGGACCCGCGGCCCTATTTTCGTGATCTGACGAATTGGGTGACTCGGGTCGCTCGCAAAACGGCTGGGGATTGA
- the gatB gene encoding Asp-tRNA(Asn)/Glu-tRNA(Gln) amidotransferase subunit GatB yields the protein MTASAILACQKHPVTTIIGLEVHVQLKTRTKLFCGCTTEFGAPPNTQVCPVCLGMPGALPVMNREAIALSVKTGLALNCDIPPLTKWDRKQYFYPDLPKGYQISQFDLPICADGYLTISTDDGETERRIRLVRAHLEEDAGKSMHDEASGISDTKIDLNRCGTPLLEIVSQPDLRSADEARAYLSELKLLLTHLKVSDCEMQEGSLRVDANVNLHIDVEGKKIATPIVEIKNLNSFRNVQRSIDYEVQRQLVAWEENRQTIDDSPKTTRGWDDSAEQTFAQREKEESADYRYFPDPDLLPVRLPREYVDSIAESLGELPAVTRERLQTQHRIKPYDAEVIVNQGPDVIEYFETAVKASGDGRRTASWMMQDVMRTMKERNLDIDAFPVPAERLGELIRMIADGKLDNNRARDVFEHLLTHDETIDQATKSLGIEAVDDDALESLCKELLAANPQVVEDVQGGKQQAVGALIGQAKKKNPNASPQAVRQLLIDLIAKM from the coding sequence ATGACTGCCTCCGCGATCTTGGCCTGCCAAAAACATCCCGTCACGACCATCATCGGGCTGGAAGTCCACGTCCAACTCAAAACACGAACCAAGCTGTTTTGTGGGTGCACCACCGAATTTGGTGCCCCGCCCAACACTCAGGTTTGCCCGGTTTGCCTGGGGATGCCCGGAGCGCTACCCGTGATGAACCGGGAGGCGATCGCGTTGTCCGTCAAAACCGGATTGGCGCTCAATTGCGACATTCCCCCGCTGACCAAGTGGGACCGCAAGCAATACTTCTACCCCGATTTGCCGAAGGGCTATCAGATCAGCCAGTTTGATTTGCCGATCTGTGCCGATGGGTACCTGACAATCAGCACCGACGATGGCGAGACCGAACGCCGAATCAGGCTTGTACGGGCGCACTTGGAAGAGGACGCTGGCAAGAGCATGCACGATGAAGCTTCGGGCATCAGCGACACCAAGATCGACCTCAACCGATGCGGCACACCTCTGTTGGAAATCGTCAGCCAACCGGACCTCCGGTCTGCCGATGAGGCCAGGGCTTACCTGAGCGAACTGAAGTTGCTGCTGACTCACCTGAAGGTTTCCGATTGCGAAATGCAAGAAGGCAGCCTGCGAGTGGATGCCAATGTGAACCTGCACATCGACGTCGAAGGCAAAAAGATCGCGACGCCGATCGTTGAAATCAAGAACCTCAACAGCTTCCGAAACGTTCAGCGATCGATTGACTACGAAGTGCAACGCCAGCTCGTCGCGTGGGAAGAAAACCGCCAAACGATCGATGACTCTCCCAAGACCACTCGTGGTTGGGATGACTCCGCCGAGCAAACGTTTGCTCAACGCGAGAAAGAAGAGTCAGCGGACTACCGTTACTTCCCCGATCCCGATTTGCTGCCCGTTCGCCTGCCTCGCGAATACGTGGATTCCATTGCCGAATCGTTGGGCGAATTGCCCGCCGTGACTCGCGAGCGACTGCAGACGCAGCACCGCATCAAACCGTATGACGCCGAGGTGATCGTCAACCAAGGTCCCGACGTGATCGAATACTTCGAGACCGCCGTGAAAGCCAGCGGCGACGGACGTCGCACAGCATCGTGGATGATGCAGGACGTCATGCGAACGATGAAGGAACGCAACCTCGACATCGATGCCTTCCCTGTGCCGGCCGAGCGACTCGGGGAACTGATTCGGATGATTGCCGACGGAAAACTGGACAACAATCGGGCTCGCGATGTGTTTGAGCACTTGCTCACGCATGACGAAACGATCGACCAAGCCACCAAGTCCTTGGGCATCGAAGCGGTCGACGACGATGCGCTGGAATCACTGTGCAAGGAACTGTTGGCGGCCAACCCACAAGTCGTCGAGGACGTGCAGGGCGGCAAGCAACAAGCGGTCGGAGCCTTGATCGGACAAGCCAAAAAGAAGAACCCCAACGCATCCCCGCAGGCCGTCCGCCAATTGCTGATCGACCTGATCGCGAAGATGTAG
- a CDS encoding alpha/beta hydrolase translates to MRPIQNWSRCIRFGLLNRFVLRPTTDPIDHRPQIRCRVSLSDHLESDSNDPASDAWIESFVHRIGKTSAISVQDNSRLDDWREIPPPDDLVLKFPGTGGRAERSTPFPMQPQQLISQSAEVWTWNPPGYGGSPGTATLQNFSSTAEEWSQRVLSARAQQSPNGSDTRVWLCGNSLGCLPAMHVASSLQDTLPSAVLWVRNPPDLRRVILNISARWRATTAMQHVSAVLPKNVDAVDLASRCKIPAVFLMSEKDSLVLPEYQQAIHAAYAGPKLVVELSGLSHDDVLEEEHRPAINNALDWLIRRSQRPA, encoded by the coding sequence ATGCGTCCGATTCAAAACTGGTCCCGGTGCATTCGGTTCGGACTGCTCAACCGCTTTGTCCTCCGCCCAACCACGGACCCGATCGACCACCGTCCTCAAATTCGATGTCGGGTCTCCCTGTCAGATCACTTGGAATCCGATTCCAACGATCCTGCATCTGACGCCTGGATTGAATCCTTTGTGCATCGCATCGGAAAAACTTCAGCAATCAGCGTCCAAGACAACAGCCGCCTGGATGATTGGCGAGAGATCCCGCCGCCCGATGATCTCGTGCTGAAGTTCCCGGGAACGGGCGGACGGGCCGAACGGTCAACACCGTTTCCAATGCAACCCCAGCAACTGATTTCGCAGTCCGCCGAAGTGTGGACCTGGAATCCGCCTGGCTATGGCGGCAGCCCAGGCACAGCAACGCTTCAGAATTTTTCTAGCACAGCAGAGGAGTGGTCCCAAAGAGTCCTCTCGGCACGTGCCCAGCAATCTCCCAACGGCAGCGACACACGCGTCTGGCTGTGCGGGAACAGCCTCGGATGCCTGCCCGCGATGCACGTTGCTTCATCGCTGCAGGATACGTTGCCGTCCGCAGTTCTTTGGGTTCGCAATCCACCTGATCTGCGTCGCGTGATTCTGAACATTTCGGCTCGCTGGCGTGCAACCACCGCGATGCAGCATGTCTCCGCGGTGTTGCCCAAAAACGTCGATGCGGTTGACTTGGCAAGTCGCTGCAAGATTCCCGCCGTGTTCCTGATGTCCGAAAAAGATTCGTTGGTGTTGCCTGAATACCAACAGGCAATCCATGCCGCGTACGCTGGTCCCAAACTGGTGGTGGAACTGTCTGGCCTGAGCCACGACGATGTGTTGGAAGAAGAACACCGTCCGGCAATCAACAACGCATTGGACTGGTTGATTCGCAGGTCACAACGACCAGCGTAG
- a CDS encoding GNAT family N-acetyltransferase: protein MSATLATLYRAIRRLHVMDVTCLLHTSPAQAAEAADQPRVRPASDGLIARVIEFEELEPLRRDGRICPVVGTGIARTAASGEHGPGDQWLFGIWDADRVISFIWAATGYIPASENFSRSAHLGSSLNMPPHCGFLFNAWTDPEHRGRGLMANLLRSLIHEDALGLNLQDWFATTDWTNVASQSTFHKCGFQRVGRLYRVGRGRMQASVVPDLERRMKETVQLEANRQKPHIAADAPGLRWSL from the coding sequence ATGTCCGCGACGCTAGCAACTCTTTATCGAGCGATACGGCGACTGCACGTGATGGATGTCACGTGTTTGTTGCACACCTCACCGGCCCAGGCAGCGGAAGCTGCGGATCAACCTCGGGTTCGTCCTGCATCCGATGGGCTGATTGCCCGAGTGATTGAGTTCGAAGAACTGGAACCCCTGCGTCGGGACGGTCGCATCTGTCCTGTTGTCGGAACGGGGATCGCTCGCACCGCTGCGTCGGGCGAACATGGGCCAGGCGATCAATGGTTGTTTGGGATTTGGGACGCCGACCGAGTGATCTCATTCATCTGGGCGGCGACGGGGTACATCCCTGCATCGGAAAACTTCAGTCGCAGTGCTCATCTGGGATCTTCGCTCAACATGCCACCGCATTGTGGCTTTCTATTCAATGCCTGGACCGATCCAGAACACCGTGGTCGCGGTCTGATGGCGAATCTGCTTCGTTCATTGATCCACGAAGACGCCTTGGGGTTGAATCTGCAGGATTGGTTCGCGACAACCGATTGGACGAATGTTGCCTCGCAGAGCACGTTTCACAAGTGTGGTTTCCAGCGGGTTGGACGGCTCTATCGCGTTGGTCGTGGACGCATGCAAGCCAGCGTGGTTCCTGACTTGGAACGTCGGATGAAGGAAACGGTGCAGTTGGAAGCCAACCGTCAAAAGCCGCACATTGCCGCGGATGCACCGGGGCTACGCTGGTCGTTGTGA
- a CDS encoding GNAT family N-acetyltransferase, producing the protein MIHIEITDSPEELLSDMNAWDRLAGGIPFRQTVWLQSWWQPFGDAERAFFLVARDESGACRGVLPLERTEGDLRRLQTLAAGNVCTDHVSILARPEDREEVATAFASYLIECSSDRKHGWDQIDFEGTIAGDPAMEIFLRCLAAEEVPTSIRTRMHLWFNRCEPTWEDLLATRSRKYRNRVRGLLRKLDESDGELFVRDAGSPGEARQGLLKLIELHQKRWQAVGEPGTYADERMVRFVTDATLRMSDRGRLLLPQLVYQDEVIATELHYIGDDRRQYCYSTGVNHAYPSLKPGILLNSHMFREAHRHGRAGIDYMRGDETYKGRLHSHPTPLLEISVFAKHARGQVRMAQDRAKQLLKVQWRRMKDLPQEQPLTLEEAFAEEHRAFLPDQTSVTESLADVPAILSVAHQTMVEEKEEPLESAMIYSIRDYQRSSAFSPQPEPSN; encoded by the coding sequence ATGATCCACATTGAAATCACCGATTCGCCCGAAGAACTGTTGTCCGACATGAATGCCTGGGACCGCCTGGCAGGCGGGATTCCGTTTCGGCAGACCGTTTGGTTGCAGTCCTGGTGGCAGCCGTTTGGCGATGCCGAGCGAGCTTTCTTCCTGGTGGCCCGAGACGAATCGGGAGCCTGTCGCGGGGTCCTGCCTCTGGAGCGAACCGAGGGCGACCTGCGTCGGTTGCAAACCCTCGCCGCCGGCAACGTCTGCACCGATCACGTTTCGATTTTGGCACGCCCCGAGGATCGAGAAGAGGTTGCCACCGCTTTTGCGAGCTATCTGATCGAGTGTTCCTCGGATCGAAAACATGGTTGGGACCAAATTGATTTTGAGGGAACCATCGCGGGCGATCCGGCGATGGAAATCTTCTTGCGATGCCTGGCGGCCGAAGAAGTCCCGACCAGCATCCGAACACGGATGCACCTCTGGTTCAATCGTTGCGAACCGACCTGGGAAGACTTGTTGGCGACGCGTTCACGCAAGTATCGCAACCGAGTTCGCGGGCTGCTGCGCAAGTTGGATGAAAGCGACGGAGAGCTTTTCGTGCGAGATGCGGGATCCCCCGGGGAAGCTCGCCAAGGATTGTTGAAGCTGATTGAGTTGCATCAAAAGCGTTGGCAAGCGGTCGGGGAACCGGGGACTTACGCCGATGAACGCATGGTTCGTTTTGTGACCGATGCCACGTTGAGAATGAGTGATCGTGGCCGGTTGCTGTTGCCTCAGTTGGTCTACCAAGACGAGGTCATCGCGACCGAGTTGCACTACATCGGTGACGATAGACGTCAGTACTGTTACAGCACCGGTGTCAATCACGCGTACCCAAGTCTGAAGCCCGGCATCTTATTGAACTCGCATATGTTCCGTGAGGCTCACCGTCATGGTCGCGCGGGCATCGACTACATGCGCGGTGACGAAACTTACAAGGGACGTCTGCACTCCCACCCGACTCCCTTGTTGGAAATCTCGGTGTTTGCCAAGCATGCTCGCGGGCAAGTGCGAATGGCCCAAGACCGTGCAAAGCAGTTGCTGAAAGTCCAGTGGCGGCGCATGAAAGATCTGCCACAAGAACAACCGCTCACGCTCGAGGAAGCCTTTGCCGAAGAGCATCGAGCTTTCCTGCCGGATCAAACGAGCGTGACCGAATCGCTCGCGGATGTGCCGGCAATTCTGTCGGTGGCCCACCAAACCATGGTCGAGGAAAAGGAGGAACCGTTGGAGTCAGCCATGATCTACTCCATTCGAGACTATCAACGTTCGAGTGCGTTTTCGCCTCAACCCGAACCGAGCAATTGA
- a CDS encoding PQQ-binding-like beta-propeller repeat protein, with protein sequence MPTSASHAAPRWTTMIRRTLLGGCIAASTACGSVLPANDSTPKGSAPSSWTQFHGPSSYGDAGAGTLPTKWSEDDYAWKVQLNARHVGSPVVAGNQVFLLDTAVDPSDQSMTMDLVSMDVSTGKVLWRRSHAIEETHRHSRNTAASSTPVVHAGHVYFAYGDANHAELLAYDVNGEAVWSRDLGTWSGVHGFGASPVVIDSKLLLFNDQQSSRLEAWQTPGKSSMLALDPKTGKTIWETPVTSTRPSYGVPTTDGQQLIGASTGDGIFGLDPETGKMLWSLKVFNKRCCSSPLVVGDLAIGTCGSGGGGNYLSAVRIPKSESEQPEEAFRITTAAPYVPTPAVKGNLMFLVSDSGIATCIDWTQDGKKVWSKRLGGNFGASPIIVGDQLLAISLDGTAHVLSASDSATQAEKFDLGGPVGATPAFTEGRLFLRINDQLCCLKTKEAGGQE encoded by the coding sequence ATGCCCACCTCCGCATCGCACGCCGCCCCTCGCTGGACCACCATGATCCGTCGCACACTTTTGGGCGGATGCATCGCTGCCAGCACCGCCTGCGGCTCCGTCTTGCCAGCGAACGATTCCACTCCGAAAGGCTCTGCACCTTCCTCGTGGACTCAATTCCACGGGCCCAGTTCCTACGGCGACGCGGGTGCCGGCACGTTGCCAACCAAGTGGAGCGAAGACGATTACGCTTGGAAGGTGCAGCTCAACGCACGGCATGTGGGTTCGCCGGTGGTGGCAGGCAACCAAGTCTTCCTGCTCGACACCGCGGTCGACCCGTCCGATCAATCGATGACGATGGACTTGGTCAGCATGGATGTGTCGACAGGCAAAGTCCTCTGGCGTCGTTCGCATGCCATTGAAGAAACTCATCGCCACAGCCGAAACACGGCCGCATCCAGCACGCCGGTCGTGCATGCAGGGCACGTCTACTTTGCTTACGGAGATGCCAACCACGCTGAGTTGTTGGCATACGATGTCAACGGTGAAGCTGTCTGGTCACGAGACTTGGGGACCTGGTCGGGAGTGCATGGTTTTGGTGCCAGCCCCGTGGTGATCGATTCCAAACTGCTGTTGTTCAACGATCAACAATCCAGCCGCTTGGAAGCGTGGCAAACACCAGGCAAGAGTTCCATGTTGGCGCTGGATCCCAAGACCGGCAAAACGATCTGGGAAACTCCCGTGACCTCCACTCGGCCATCGTACGGTGTGCCAACCACGGATGGTCAACAACTGATCGGTGCCAGCACCGGCGACGGTATCTTTGGACTCGATCCTGAAACCGGCAAGATGCTGTGGTCGCTCAAAGTGTTCAACAAACGATGCTGCAGTTCACCATTGGTCGTCGGTGACCTAGCCATCGGCACCTGCGGAAGCGGTGGCGGTGGAAATTACCTGTCCGCCGTGCGGATCCCCAAGAGCGAATCGGAACAACCCGAGGAAGCCTTTCGGATCACGACCGCGGCACCGTACGTGCCAACTCCCGCAGTCAAAGGCAATCTGATGTTCTTGGTGTCGGACTCAGGCATCGCCACCTGCATTGACTGGACACAAGACGGCAAAAAGGTCTGGTCCAAACGATTGGGCGGCAACTTTGGTGCCTCCCCGATCATCGTCGGAGACCAACTGCTGGCCATCTCGCTGGACGGGACCGCTCACGTGCTGTCCGCCAGCGATTCAGCAACTCAAGCCGAAAAATTCGATCTCGGCGGCCCGGTCGGAGCGACTCCGGCATTCACCGAAGGTCGCTTGTTCCTCCGCATCAACGACCAACTCTGCTGCCTCAAAACGAAGGAAGCAGGTGGGCAGGAATGA